A genomic stretch from Lathyrus oleraceus cultivar Zhongwan6 chromosome 2, CAAS_Psat_ZW6_1.0, whole genome shotgun sequence includes:
- the LOC127118059 gene encoding uncharacterized protein LOC127118059 isoform X2, with product MYDTLMRGTELCNRFNFIAASRINTTFIMKNPTSVMNELVDRFMVAGDNITPSLYFLPFNSGNGGHWVLVAMDLSRLMVYYLDSLPGNWSKYPSMKKTVDAEILKFRSKKNYRNRKDITWVRVQYFDEYKSYSRAHLDEMKDELCQFIIDHRII from the exons atgtatgacacattgatgcggggaactgaattgtgtaaccgattcaattttattgctgcttcccgtatcaacacaacgtttataatgaaaaatccaacatccgtaatgaatgaactagtcgatagattcatggtggccggcgataatattacacccagtttgtattttttaccgtttaattctggcaacgg tggtcactgggtgttggttgctatggatctttcgagactaatggtgtattatctcgattcgttaccgggtaattggagtaaatatccgagtatgaagaagacggttgacgc ggaaatactaaaatttagatcgaaaaagaattatcgtaataggaaggacattacctgggtcagagttcag tactttgacgaatacaaatcttactcaagagctcatttggatgaaatgaaggatgaattgtgtcaattcattattgatcatagaatcatatag
- the LOC127118059 gene encoding uncharacterized protein LOC127118059 isoform X1 — MYDTLMRGTELCNRFNFIAASRINTTFIMKNPTSVMNELVDRFMVAGDNITPSLYFLPFNSGNGGHWVLVAMDLSRLMVYYLDSLPGNWSKYPSMKKTVDAEILKFRSKKNYRNRKDITWVRVQCPQQNNSIDCGFFVLRFMRDIIALNRIDIPKMYFDEYKSYSRAHLDEMKDELCQFIIDHRII; from the exons atgtatgacacattgatgcggggaactgaattgtgtaaccgattcaattttattgctgcttcccgtatcaacacaacgtttataatgaaaaatccaacatccgtaatgaatgaactagtcgatagattcatggtggccggcgataatattacacccagtttgtattttttaccgtttaattctggcaacgg tggtcactgggtgttggttgctatggatctttcgagactaatggtgtattatctcgattcgttaccgggtaattggagtaaatatccgagtatgaagaagacggttgacgc ggaaatactaaaatttagatcgaaaaagaattatcgtaataggaaggacattacctgggtcagagttcag tgtcctcagcaaaacaattcgatcgattgcggattttttgtattgagatttatgagagatatcattgcgttgaatcgtatagacatcccaaaaatg tactttgacgaatacaaatcttactcaagagctcatttggatgaaatgaaggatgaattgtgtcaattcattattgatcatagaatcatatag